AGTAGCAGATGCGGTCAGAGGTAACAGGAAACCAGGACGTGCAGGGGCCTTGCAGACCACTGCAATGTCACATCAAACAGACTAAAATTTACTTTATCCCATAACTGAAGTGTTTGGTTCCAACTTCTTgctcacagaaataaaactataatgcACACATGTGTCCATACAGCTTTTCCATACTTGCGACTTTTCCTTAGGGAAAAAAGTGTGCTGAGACTAGAAAACTGGGGCTCTAAGACACtaaagcatttgtcaaaacagTAAATAATAGAGCAGAAGTTACATTCAAGTCTGCCtgcatcttaaaattttatatgccATGTTAAGGGAACTTTCAGaatatttctaagtaaaataCACCAAGACACAGGAAAGTGAAAGAAGTGCTAGAAAGACTTTCAGGTGAGCCAAAGGTGTTCAAGAGAGAAcatgcagagggaagaaaatCGGGACACTTGACAGCAAGTTTGCTGGAACACCCATTTCTTACTTTAAAGACCAAAGGAACCTATACTGAATAAATTGGCCCTTTTCCTCTACACAGACCAGGAAATCTGTCCTGAATAAATTGTCTGCTGTTTCCTAAGGCAATAAACTGCTACTAATCTAACAGGCTAGgttttaattattactattatttttaagtcTCATTTACATTATAAAAGGGAGACAGTCTCCACCAGCACCTCCAGCAATACTTGGAGACTGGTTATAAATACCCAATCTCGgccctcaccccagacctactgaaccagaatctgtattttaacatcCTTAAGTGATTCACACGCAcactaaagtttaagaaccattataataaaactatagcCCCTGACCTATTCAGAGGGACCCTCAGGTCTTCCTTTTTCCAACATTCTCTGTATGAGAGTAGATTTTCTTCctgataaataaaggaaaagcaataggatatactggagcatgtgaggaagccatttggtttaaatctaattcagcctgaccttgttttcccaaaagggcctgaagTGGCCTGCTGAGCATGCACTGTACacctgctttaaatatttactatgccCCAAAGAtgagaatgatgcccttaaagacagAGATGTAGCTTCctccatatcagcatttctttaaagataagcatctcTTTCTGGGAAGTAAGgcttaattactgacctgctgtgctccccttgtgaccactgacctgctgaccaccgaCTTGCTGTGGCAGCTAAACCTCTCCTGACAGTAGTAAAGGAGATATTCTTGTCACGAGAGATGAaagctctttgttccaagacggtaTACAACCACGCTGGACACCCCACTATttggtgctcttccttccttggggaaaacAGACCCAGGGTTATAGTCCTTCGACCTGGCTcctaataaactcaccccaattttgatttatagactgATTATGGGTTATTTGCCTCAACAAGCGTTTGTCAATGAACCGCCAGTTAACGTGCCTGCCTGACGGGTCTCTCCTGTCCTCACCGTCCTCTCTGGGCACTGCCGGGGCTCCCTCCAGTCCACCGGGCGGCGGTAGCCCCTCCCGGCTCTCCGCCTCCAGCCGACCGATGCCACGCTCCCCACGCCGCACCCGCCGCCGCCCTGCTCTGCACAGACGGCCCGGCCCGCGGGGAGCGGGCGGCGACGCTGCGGCTCCCCTGCCACGCGGTCCCGGCTCCCACGTCCAGCCCGAGGCCGCAGGCCCGCAGCGCGCCGCGTCCCGGGAGgccgtggggagggagggagcccgcCGCGCGCCGCGTCCCGGGAGgccgtggggagggagggagccgcCGCGCCCCCCGGGAGgccgtggggagggagggggcccgcCGCGCGCCGCGTCCCGGGAGgccgtggggagggagggggcccacCGCGCGCCGCGCCCCCGGGAGGccgtgggagggagggggcccaCCGCGCGCCGCGCCTCCGGGAGgccgtggggagggagggagccgcCGCGCCCCGGGAGgccgtggggagggagggggcccgcCGCGCGCCGCGCCTCCGGGAGGccgtgggagggagggagggccacCGCGCGCCGCGCCCCTGGGAGGCCGTGGGGAGGAAGGGGGCCCACCGCGCGCCGCGCCCCAGGGAGGccgtgggagggagggggcccaCCGCGCGCCGCGCCCCCGGGAGgccgtggggagggaggggacccgCCGCGCGCCGCGCCCCGGGAGgccgtggggagggagggggcccgcCGCGCGCCGCGCCCCCGGGAGgccgtggggagggagggggcccgcCGCGCGCCGCGCCCCCGGGAGgccgtggggagggagggggcccgcCGCGCGCCGCGTCCCGGGAGgccgtggggagggagggggcccgcCGCGCGCCGCGCCCCCGGGAGgccgtggggagggagggggcccgcCGCGCGCCGCGCCCCCGGGAGgccgtggggagggagggggcccgcCGCGCGCCGCGCCCCCGGGAGgccgtggggagggagggggccgccGGCCCGCGGGCGCAGGCAGCCGCGGAGGAGGCGCGCGGCCTTGACGGGGGCGGGACGGCCGCGACTCCTCGGTGACCCGCCGGGCGGCCGAGCTGTCTGCCTGCCTTCCGTCCGGCCGCCGACAGCGCCGGGAGCCTAGCCTCACAGTGGGCGGCGACACGGCCCGCGGGCGTCCTATCGCCCGGGAGACTCTCCCAGCAGAGCGGTGACTGCCGCAGCGTCTTCCTTGTCTAAGCAGCTCTTTCCGGAGCCGCGGTGAGAAGCGGCTGTGAGCCATGGAGCCTCACAATGGACCCGAACACAAGCCCCGAGAAAGTAAGGTGAACAATCGGGAACTGCTTGACTTCACACAGACAACTACACGAACACTGTTGCCAAAGAACTGTGCCGTTATCATTCTTGTCTTGCAAAAATTGGTGTCCacttcctggaaaaaaaagattaaaatatattttaaaacttcagttctCCAATAGTACTTCATTTGAATTGTCTGGCCATTTCCTGTTTCCTCATTCATCAAGTACTGTTTTATAATCCACATTTCAACCGGATGAAGTCTGAGGTATTGAAATTCATGGATTTGGTGTTTTGGTGAAAGGAAATGTCTGAAGGTTTTTTGAGCTTTACGGTAAGTCTACAGAGCGCACTTCTGCAGACGTGACGGCGTTATAACTGGAGGAGAGTTATCTAGGGCCTGAAATGATGCAAGTGAGAAAGACACATTTTGTGTTAGAAATGAAGAACTGTAATCCTGGGCCCATTTAGAGCCAGTTTGAACAGACCTCCATCCCTGATCAACAAAAATGATTAAGGATTGTCTttcagaagaaatcttgacctgaaatgacctcaGAACCAAAGATGCCCTTCCCACAGGACTAGGGCAGGACTACAACTTGAAAGccggactcttatcagaagtgagggaTGCCACATTCAGGAAGATCCGGTGTTACAATTCTTTCTCCACCACGTGCTTAGAACCCTATCATAAATATTCAGAACCTCGCCATTAATGcctgaagcccaccaatcaaaatcTGCCCCGCCAGTGTTTCCCTGTGCCAgtctgttctccctaacctcttaaatttcctcccaaatcctgaatcggggagacagatctgagggcacacgcccCATGTCACCCTGGAGATCAATCTGGCAGAATAAAAAGCTGATTTCTGCCCTCAAAGGCTGGTGCCATAATTAATTAGCTTGTTTATGTGCATtgggcagagaaccccaattttgggTGGCAACAGAACTAAAAACaatgctgaaaataaaaaagaagcttaaaaaaGTTTCATTCCAAACAGAAGCATGTGAATAATGTTAGTTGGCAGTGGGAGCATACGGCTCCATGCGGGCTTGCTAGAATTCTGGACTTGCTGGCTGACGGTCTGACCTACCTGGACCAGAAGGAGTCTGTGCCAGGGTATTTAGTAGCTTCATGGGACCAAACTCTTGGTTTTTCAAGATGATAATTAGCTGATCAAGTAACCTGCTAGTATGGGGCAATGAGAGACCCTTCTCTGCGTGGTCTCCCTGAGCCTttgaaaaatgaggatgatgataagACACTATCTCTGTGGTGGGTGTGTCTGAGGTCACTTCAGCAGCAGCACGTGCTGAATCAGAAGGTCTAATGATGAGGTCTAGGATTCTGTATAGttaacacaactgattttttttcagtcttaattcagtttatttttcttgtataaaaACACTATGTGGTGGCTACAGCTAGAACCTGGATCTTCTGCATAGAGACTCTGCTGTGGGTCTTTACTAGAAGGTCAGTAAACTTCTGACACGGAGACTTTGCACACACGGTCTCTTTCTAGGGGTGGTGGGATGAGATACCTGTGGATCTTGGAGATGCCAGCAAATGTGACCTTGACAAAGTGCCTAGGGTGGCAGCACAGCCTCTGGCCTCAGTGTAGCAGTTGTCCATACTGGTCAACCTCAGCACCTTCATGAGCCCAGGGGCCCAGATGATGCTAGTGCTTCTGGGGGTATTAATGAGGCACACCAGCACAGAGACGCAGAGGCCTGTTACCTTGCAAGAGATGATGTGGGGCTTGCCAATCTTGATCCCCCAGTGGCCTCGCCACCCTGTATCTATGGAAATGTAGGCCAGCACCATGGCCCTGTGTCTGGCGACAGCTGCCTCCTTGAAGCACTTAACACCCAGACCAACATAGCTGTTGTAGTCCCTGATGGCGACAAATGCCTTGAACTTGGTCCACCGGCCAGTGCAGGTTAGCTTTTGCAGGGGCCTATTCTTCAAAACCCCGCCTTTGAGAGCTGCCTCCAGAGAAAGGTCAATGGGCTCAGACTCCTTGACAGGGAGAAGAGATAGAACTCCTCCAAGAACTTTGTCTCATGTCCTGATCAGGGGGCCCAGCTTAGTGATGAGGAGCCACTTCTTCCCCTTGGCCTTGCCTCAGCAAGCTCCTTGACCTTGACCTCTGCCCCGACCATGGCCATGACCTGGGCCAGGACGCTGTTGCTGCACCTCCGCATGTAACACTCTGTAAGTGTTAGCTGATTTTCTTCTCGTCCACTCACATACTCACAAGCCTTTGCAGGCGATGATGACTTTTAGTAATGGCTTTTTATAATCAATTTgacaaaaattagatttttttgtaATTCATGACAGAATTGGTACATAAGTAATGTGATGTCCCTCTCAGTATGTTGCATCAGAATGTCCCTGATGCTGCTTTGTCCCATACTTGGTGAGGTTAATTTGAAACaccttaattttaatttctttatttggttAAGATGGTGTCAACCAGGTTTCTCTGTTGTAAAGTTACTACGTTTCCTCTTGTGAAATAAGAACAAATATGCTTCTGAGCACAGAGTGATTTGGGCTAAAATGAAACGAAAGGGTAAACAAACTACCCAGATAATTTAGGCAAATCACCCAATGTTTCATGAACCCTTTCCCTATATATCTTCCTGGCAGGAATAAGTCACGTCTTTCACCCAAGAGTTCTACAAGCCATGCTTTTACTAACTGAAATGTCTATTAGGGTCAGAGTTGTCAGGGAACATTCCAGTTAGTGCATATACCTTGAACCTGGATCTTTAGGAGTtagcagaagggaaagaaagatcaGGACACTAAGTGAGCGTGGAACAAAATTAGGAAAGGCttatagaaaggaaggaaggaaggacaacaAGAAAGCCAATCTAACTGGAGGATGTATGTTGGGAGGAAGTAGAAATTCAGGTTCAGTAGCGAGGTAGCGCCTGGGAGGCACCCGCGACACAGGGCTGAGTGCACAGATTTAGGGGTGAGACTACCTAAGTTTGCCTCCCGACTCTGCTCCTCACCACTTGTCTATTGTCGTTGTCCGGATTAAGGTGCAGGTGCTGGTAGAGAATGTGGCGCAGGGGTTGCTGCATTGTAACTATTCAGTGATTGTTGGCCAGTACTTCTATTATTATTGAATATCACACcaagaaatttaaatttgaagTGGTAGGAGATAAAGAGTCCCCAAAGCCTGGGAGAGTGaaattcattcagttattcatttattctcttgctcaaaaaatacttattgagttcCTCCTAAAGCT
This DNA window, taken from Equus przewalskii isolate Varuska chromosome 5, EquPr2, whole genome shotgun sequence, encodes the following:
- the ACADL gene encoding long-chain specific acyl-CoA dehydrogenase, mitochondrial isoform X7, with protein sequence MAHSRFSPRLRKELLRQGRRCGSHRSAGRVSRAIGRPRAVSPPTVRLGSRRCRRPDGRQADSSAARRVTEESRPSRPRQGRAPPPRLPAPAGRRPPPSPRPPGGAARGGPPPSPRPPGGAARGGPPPSPRPPGGAARGGPPPSPRPPGTRRAAGPLPPHGLPGARRAAGPLPPHGLPGARRAAGPLPPHGLPGRGARRVPSLPTASRGRGARWAPSLPRPPWGAARGGPPSSPRPPRGAARGGPPSLPRPPGGAARGGPPPSPRPPGARRLPPSPRPPGGAARGGPPPSHGLPGARRAVGPLPPHGLPGRGARRAPSLPTASRGARRLPPSPRPPGTRRAAGSLPPHGLPGRGALRACGLGLDVGAGTAWQGSRSVAARSPRAGPSVQSRAAAGAAWGAWHRSAGGGEPGGATAARWTGGSPGSAQRGRKEEHQIVGCPAWLYTVLEQRAFISRDKNISFTTVRRGLAATASRWSAGRKSTLIQRMLEKGRPEGPSE
- the ACADL gene encoding long-chain specific acyl-CoA dehydrogenase, mitochondrial isoform X1, whose translation is MAHSRFSPRLRKELLRQGRRCGSHRSAGRVSRAIGRPRAVSPPTVRLGSRRCRRPDGRQADSSAARRVTEESRPSRPRQGRAPPPRLPAPAGRRPPPSPRPPGGAARGGPPPSPRPPGGAARGGPPPSPRPPGGAARGGPPPSPRPPGTRRAAGPLPPHGLPGARRAAGPLPPHGLPGARRAAGPLPPHGLPGRGARRVPSLPTASRGRGARWAPSLPRPPWGAARGGPPSSPRPPRGAARGGPPSLPRPPGGAARGGPPPSPRPPGARRLPPSPRPPGGAARGGPPPSHGLPGARRAVGPLPPHGLPGRGARRAPSLPTASRGARRLPPSPRPPGTRRAAGSLPPHGLPGRGALRACGLGLDVGAGTAWQGSRSVAARSPRAGPSVQSRAAAGAAWGAWHRSAGGGEPGGATAARWTGGSPGSAQRGRKEEHQIVGCPAWLYTVLEQRAFISRDKNISFTTVRRGLAATASRWSAGQWSQGEHSRGKERPETPSAKKLTDIGIRRIFSSEHDIFWESVRKFFQEELIPRHADYSDLQGVRTNARKDGSDWLVNGSKVFIANGWLSDVVIVVAVTDREARSPAHGISLFLVENGMKRFIKG
- the ACADL gene encoding long-chain specific acyl-CoA dehydrogenase, mitochondrial isoform X2; amino-acid sequence: MAHSRFSPRLRKELLRQGRRCGSHRSAGRVSRAIGRPRAVSPPTVRLGSRRCRRPDGRQADSSAARRVTEESRPSRPRQGRAPPPRLPAPAGRRPPPSPRPPGGAARGGPPPSPRPPGGAARGGPPPSPRPPGGAARGGPPPSPRPPGTRRAAGPLPPHGLPGARRAAGPLPPHGLPGARRAAGPLPPHGLPGRGARRVPSLPTASRGRGARWAPSLPRPPWGAARGGPPSSPRPPRGAARGGPPSLPRPPGGAARGGPPPSPRPPGARRLPPSPRPPGGAARGGPPPSHGLPGARRAVGPLPPHGLPGRGARRAPSLPTASRGARRLPPSPRPPGTRRAAGSLPPHGLPGRGALRACGLGLDVGAGTAWQGSRSVAARSPRAGPSVQSRAAAGAAWGAWHRSAGGGEPGGATAARWTGGSPGSAQRGRKEEHQIVGCPAWLYTVLEQRAFISRDKNISFTTVRRGLAATASRWSAGQWSQGEHSRGKERPETPSAKKLTDIGIRRIFSSEHDIFWESVRKFFQEELIPRHADWAGPGFSLHSDIVMPCIANHVSEEQMKHVPLVMAGRCTGAVAVREPRLEGNSTFNWF
- the ACADL gene encoding long-chain specific acyl-CoA dehydrogenase, mitochondrial isoform X3, which encodes MAHSRFSPRLRKELLRQGRRCGSHRSAGRVSRAIGRPRAVSPPTVRLGSRRCRRPDGRQADSSAARRVTEESRPSRPRQGRAPPPRLPAPAGRRPPPSPRPPGGAARGGPPPSPRPPGGAARGGPPPSPRPPGGAARGGPPPSPRPPGTRRAAGPLPPHGLPGARRAAGPLPPHGLPGARRAAGPLPPHGLPGRGARRVPSLPTASRGRGARWAPSLPRPPWGAARGGPPSSPRPPRGAARGGPPSLPRPPGGAARGGPPPSPRPPGARRLPPSPRPPGGAARGGPPPSHGLPGARRAVGPLPPHGLPGRGARRAPSLPTASRGARRLPPSPRPPGTRRAAGSLPPHGLPGRGALRACGLGLDVGAGTAWQGSRSVAARSPRAGPSVQSRAAAGAAWGAWHRSAGGGEPGGATAARWTGGSPGSAQRGRKEEHQIVGCPAWLYTVLEQRAFISRDKNISFTTVRRGLAATASRWSAGQWSQGEHSRGKERPETPSAKKLTDIGIRRIFSSEHDIFWESVRKFFQEELIPRHADWAGPGFSLHSDIVMPCIANHVSEEQMKHVPLVMAGRCTGAVAVREPRLEVTVICKE
- the ACADL gene encoding long-chain specific acyl-CoA dehydrogenase, mitochondrial isoform X5, producing MAHSRFSPRLRKELLRQGRRCGSHRSAGRVSRAIGRPRAVSPPTVRLGSRRCRRPDGRQADSSAARRVTEESRPSRPRQGRAPPPRLPAPAGRRPPPSPRPPGGAARGGPPPSPRPPGGAARGGPPPSPRPPGGAARGGPPPSPRPPGTRRAAGPLPPHGLPGARRAAGPLPPHGLPGARRAAGPLPPHGLPGRGARRVPSLPTASRGRGARWAPSLPRPPWGAARGGPPSSPRPPRGAARGGPPSLPRPPGGAARGGPPPSPRPPGARRLPPSPRPPGGAARGGPPPSHGLPGARRAVGPLPPHGLPGRGARRAPSLPTASRGARRLPPSPRPPGTRRAAGSLPPHGLPGRGALRACGLGLDVGAGTAWQGSRSVAARSPRAGPSVQSRAAAGAAWGAWHRSAGGGEPGGATAARWTGGSPGSAQRGRKEEHQIVGCPAWLYTVLEQRAFISRDKNISFTTVRRGLAATASRWSAGQWSQGEHSRGKERPETPSAKKLTDIGIRRIFSSEHDIFWESVRKFFQEELIPRHAEEETVNSGACPWLCLSPWRIVDSEARKPRITVICKE
- the ACADL gene encoding long-chain specific acyl-CoA dehydrogenase, mitochondrial isoform X4, producing MAHSRFSPRLRKELLRQGRRCGSHRSAGRVSRAIGRPRAVSPPTVRLGSRRCRRPDGRQADSSAARRVTEESRPSRPRQGRAPPPRLPAPAGRRPPPSPRPPGGAARGGPPPSPRPPGGAARGGPPPSPRPPGGAARGGPPPSPRPPGTRRAAGPLPPHGLPGARRAAGPLPPHGLPGARRAAGPLPPHGLPGRGARRVPSLPTASRGRGARWAPSLPRPPWGAARGGPPSSPRPPRGAARGGPPSLPRPPGGAARGGPPPSPRPPGARRLPPSPRPPGGAARGGPPPSHGLPGARRAVGPLPPHGLPGRGARRAPSLPTASRGARRLPPSPRPPGTRRAAGSLPPHGLPGRGALRACGLGLDVGAGTAWQGSRSVAARSPRAGPSVQSRAAAGAAWGAWHRSAGGGEPGGATAARWTGGSPGSAQRGRKEEHQIVGCPAWLYTVLEQRAFISRDKNISFTTVRRGLAATASRWSAGQWSQGEHSRGKERPETPSAKKLTDIGIRRIFSSEHDIFWESVRKFFQEELIPRHADYSDLQGVRTNARKDGSDWLVNGSKSCLAHGPELPWSITVYRGVAGVHR
- the ACADL gene encoding long-chain specific acyl-CoA dehydrogenase, mitochondrial isoform X9: MAHSRFSPRLRKELLRQGRRCGSHRSAGRVSRAIGRPRAVSPPTVRLGSRRCRRPDGRQADSSAARRVTEESRPSRPRQGRAPPPRLPAPAGRRPPPSPRPPGGAARGGPPPSPRPPGGAARGGPPPSPRPPGGAARGGPPPSPRPPGTRRAAGPLPPHGLPGARRAAGPLPPHGLPGARRAAGPLPPHGLPGRGARRVPSLPTASRGRGARWAPSLPRPPWGAARGGPPSSPRPPRGAARGGPPSLPRPPGGAARGGPPPSPRPPGARRLPPSPRPPGGAARGGPPPSHGLPGARRAVGPLPPHGLPGRGARRAPSLPTASRGARRLPPSPRPPGTRRAAGSLPPHGLPGRGALRACGLGLDVGAGTAWQGSRSVAARSPRAGPSVQSRAAAGAAWGAWHRSAGGGEPGGATAARWTGGSPGSAQRGRKEEHQIVGCPAWLYTVLEQRAFISRDKNISFTTVRRGLAATASRWSAEGRNVQKLLLLKN
- the ACADL gene encoding long-chain specific acyl-CoA dehydrogenase, mitochondrial isoform X8, giving the protein MAHSRFSPRLRKELLRQGRRCGSHRSAGRVSRAIGRPRAVSPPTVRLGSRRCRRPDGRQADSSAARRVTEESRPSRPRQGRAPPPRLPAPAGRRPPPSPRPPGGAARGGPPPSPRPPGGAARGGPPPSPRPPGGAARGGPPPSPRPPGTRRAAGPLPPHGLPGARRAAGPLPPHGLPGARRAAGPLPPHGLPGRGARRVPSLPTASRGRGARWAPSLPRPPWGAARGGPPSSPRPPRGAARGGPPSLPRPPGGAARGGPPPSPRPPGARRLPPSPRPPGGAARGGPPPSHGLPGARRAVGPLPPHGLPGRGARRAPSLPTASRGARRLPPSPRPPGTRRAAGSLPPHGLPGRGALRACGLGLDVGAGTAWQGSRSVAARSPRAGPSVQSRAAAGAAWGAWHRSAGGGEPGGATAARWTGGSPGSAQRGRKEEHQIVGCPAWLYTVLEQRAFISRDKNISFTTVRRGLAATASRWSADVLIPEGRNVQKLLLLKN
- the ACADL gene encoding long-chain specific acyl-CoA dehydrogenase, mitochondrial isoform X6 yields the protein MAHSRFSPRLRKELLRQGRRCGSHRSAGRVSRAIGRPRAVSPPTVRLGSRRCRRPDGRQADSSAARRVTEESRPSRPRQGRAPPPRLPAPAGRRPPPSPRPPGGAARGGPPPSPRPPGGAARGGPPPSPRPPGGAARGGPPPSPRPPGTRRAAGPLPPHGLPGARRAAGPLPPHGLPGARRAAGPLPPHGLPGRGARRVPSLPTASRGRGARWAPSLPRPPWGAARGGPPSSPRPPRGAARGGPPSLPRPPGGAARGGPPPSPRPPGARRLPPSPRPPGGAARGGPPPSHGLPGARRAVGPLPPHGLPGRGARRAPSLPTASRGARRLPPSPRPPGTRRAAGSLPPHGLPGRGALRACGLGLDVGAGTAWQGSRSVAARSPRAGPSVQSRAAAGAAWGAWHRSAGGGEPGGATAARWTGGSPGSAQRGRGKERPETPSAKKLTDIGIRRIFSSEHDIFWESVRKFFQEELIPRHADYSDLQGVRTNARKDGSDWLVNGSKVFIANGWLSDVVIVVAVTDREARSPAHGISLFLVENGMKRFIKG
- the LOC139083194 gene encoding small ribosomal subunit protein uS5-like, which encodes MRRCSNSVLAQVMAMVGAEVKVKELAEESEPIDLSLEAALKGGVLKNRPLQKLTCTGRWTKFKAFVAIRDYNSYVGLGVKCFKEAAVARHRAMVLAYISIDTGWRGHWGIKIGKPHIISCKVTGLCVSVLVCLINTPRSTSIIWAPGLMKVLRLTSMDNCYTEARGCAATLGTLSRSHLLASPRSTGISSHHP